The marine bacterium B5-7 genome includes a region encoding these proteins:
- the mutS gene encoding DNA mismatch repair protein MutS: MTTKHTPMMQQYLRIKAEHPDMLLLYRMGDFYEMFFDDAVRGAKLLDLTLTKRGQSAGEPIAMAGVPYHAVENYLAKLVKLGESIAICDQIGDPATSKGPVERAVTRIITPGTVSDEALLDAQQDNLIVAVHTQKQQAGVAMLDMSSGRFQLFECALSNLSSELLRLNPAELLVREQSESRPFKTDAHITVRPNYDFGLSSATDVLTQHFNISNLAGFGCEAYPLGISAAGCLLKYAQATQRTALPHIQTLKVYPLDDTILMDTDTRRNLEISRNLRGEKTMTLAAVLNKTQTPMGSRLLHRWLNQPLRSHDHIAQRQQAVQQCRDHVESLQTYLKPMGDVERVLARVALRSARPRDLLCLRQTLQQLPGLSQQLQCLDADMLQQIQQACQGFPEIEDLLVRAVIDNPPVLIRDGGVIAPGFDEQLDEYRALSEHSEGFLVKLEQEEREKTGISTLKVGYNRVHGYFIEISKGQSAQAPTHYTRRQTLKNAERYITPELKTFEEKVLSAKALSLAREKQLYEELIETLNQHLAPLQAMAYALADLDVLVNFAERADALQLTKPALSKETGIHVEGGRHLVVEHYQSEPFVPNDIDLSDARRMLIITGPNMGGKSTYMRQIALITLLAHTGCFVPARYAKIGPVDRIFTRIGASDDLASGRSTFMVEMTETANILHHATENSLVLLDEVGRGTSTFDGLALAWACADYLAKTLKAYTLFATHYFELTELANTHSTVANVHLNAVEQGDHIIFLHAVSDGPADKSYGLQVAQLAGIPRDVITVAKQRLAALEAQRATPVTSE, from the coding sequence ATGACGACAAAACACACCCCCATGATGCAGCAATATTTGCGCATCAAAGCCGAACACCCCGATATGTTATTGCTATATCGCATGGGTGATTTTTATGAAATGTTTTTTGATGATGCTGTACGCGGTGCAAAATTACTCGACTTAACGCTGACAAAGCGCGGTCAATCCGCTGGCGAACCTATCGCCATGGCTGGCGTGCCCTATCATGCTGTCGAAAATTATTTAGCAAAGCTAGTGAAGCTTGGCGAGTCCATTGCGATTTGCGATCAGATTGGCGATCCGGCCACCTCTAAAGGACCTGTCGAACGTGCTGTCACACGCATTATCACACCTGGCACCGTCAGCGATGAAGCACTACTCGATGCACAACAAGACAACTTAATCGTCGCAGTTCACACGCAAAAACAACAAGCCGGTGTTGCCATGCTCGACATGAGCAGCGGACGATTTCAATTATTTGAATGCGCGCTATCTAATTTATCCAGTGAACTTTTACGATTGAACCCAGCGGAATTGTTGGTACGAGAGCAATCCGAGTCACGCCCCTTTAAAACAGATGCACACATCACCGTACGTCCCAACTATGATTTTGGTTTATCTTCTGCGACGGATGTGCTGACACAACATTTCAACATTAGTAATCTCGCCGGATTTGGCTGTGAGGCTTATCCTCTAGGCATTAGCGCAGCAGGTTGTTTATTGAAATACGCACAAGCGACACAGCGCACTGCCCTGCCGCATATTCAAACCTTAAAAGTCTACCCGCTTGATGACACGATTTTAATGGACACGGATACACGTCGAAATCTAGAAATTTCCCGTAATTTACGCGGCGAGAAAACCATGACCTTAGCGGCTGTGCTCAATAAAACACAAACCCCCATGGGCTCGCGTTTATTACATCGCTGGTTAAATCAGCCTTTGCGCAGCCATGACCATATTGCACAGCGTCAACAAGCAGTCCAACAGTGTCGTGATCATGTGGAATCTTTGCAAACCTATTTAAAACCCATGGGCGATGTGGAACGTGTATTAGCACGTGTTGCATTACGATCAGCGCGACCACGAGATTTATTGTGTTTGCGTCAGACCTTGCAACAGTTACCAGGTTTATCTCAGCAATTACAATGCTTAGATGCCGACATGTTGCAGCAAATTCAGCAAGCTTGCCAAGGATTTCCTGAGATCGAAGATTTATTGGTGCGCGCTGTCATCGACAATCCCCCCGTATTAATTCGCGACGGTGGTGTAATTGCACCAGGGTTTGACGAGCAACTCGATGAATACCGTGCCTTAAGCGAACATTCTGAAGGATTCCTAGTAAAGCTAGAGCAAGAAGAACGTGAAAAAACGGGTATTTCTACGCTGAAAGTGGGTTATAACCGTGTGCATGGTTATTTTATTGAAATTTCAAAAGGCCAATCTGCACAGGCACCAACGCATTACACTCGTCGCCAAACGCTAAAAAATGCCGAGCGTTACATCACGCCAGAATTAAAAACCTTTGAAGAAAAAGTATTATCCGCCAAAGCGCTATCACTTGCCCGTGAAAAACAACTCTATGAAGAATTAATTGAAACCCTCAATCAACACCTAGCACCATTGCAAGCGATGGCATATGCGCTAGCCGACTTAGATGTTTTAGTGAACTTTGCTGAACGTGCCGATGCCCTGCAGTTAACAAAACCGGCATTAAGCAAAGAAACAGGCATTCATGTTGAGGGGGGAAGACATTTAGTGGTTGAACATTATCAATCAGAACCTTTTGTTCCCAACGACATAGACTTATCTGATGCACGTCGCATGCTCATCATTACCGGTCCCAACATGGGTGGTAAATCCACTTATATGCGTCAAATCGCTTTAATTACCTTGTTAGCGCACACCGGTTGTTTTGTACCTGCACGTTATGCCAAGATTGGTCCAGTCGATCGTATTTTCACACGCATTGGTGCCAGCGATGATTTAGCCAGTGGCCGTTCCACGTTTATGGTCGAAATGACAGAGACTGCGAACATCTTACATCATGCGACAGAAAACAGTTTAGTCTTGCTCGATGAAGTGGGACGCGGCACCAGCACCTTTGATGGTTTAGCTTTGGCATGGGCATGCGCAGACTATTTAGCGAAAACATTAAAGGCTTACACTTTATTTGCCACACATTATTTTGAATTAACCGAACTTGCTAACACGCATTCGACCGTTGCCAATGTACATCTTAATGCGGTGGAACAAGGCGATCACATTATTTTCTTGCATGCAGTCAGCGATGGTCCCGCAGACAAAAGCTACGGCCTGCAGGTTGCACAACTGGCGGGTATCCCGCGAGACGTGATCACAGTAGCGAAACAACGCCTCGCTGCCCTGGAAGCGCAGCGCGCTACGCCTGTTACCTCTGAATGA